A part of Olleya sp. Bg11-27 genomic DNA contains:
- a CDS encoding BCCT family transporter — translation MFKHLQKHSILSISVSIIFACTLVVFFATEASYNAIESASLWVRNYFGYFYLYLGFGCVLALLLIAFSKYGRIKLGKPSSKPEYSLWSWTAMLYSAGMGSGILLRAVQEPVFMQQNPPFTSGLSAQTVALEFTFYQWGLTAWAFYGLFAVIVGYALHVKKKRVRISATIEDDIKSKTLKNSVDVITIITTVFGLVAAIGLGTTQINGGLNHISNQDFGLITTILLCVFISTVACYSAWQGVNKGIKIFSNLNIIVTFAILLFIFFTSDVKQILIAFFTSTYHYIIDFVPMSLALGDYNPGLEFLTGWTFYYWAFWLAWAPFTGIFIARISKGRTIRQLLLGVLIIPSLGTFFWFSVFGTSAFQLIEEWGTYNNEFSNVFSSIFVFFEHYPFATFLNITSIILLISFLITSVDSAVFVLSMFTDKGTKNPSKVHRVIWSVFILLATIALVLLGNIKADINVLEAVQRLLIITSLPFAFFIIIMLILFVKDLRKNKAIPSNTKQ, via the coding sequence ATGTTTAAACACCTTCAAAAACACTCCATTTTATCAATATCAGTAAGTATCATATTTGCGTGTACATTGGTTGTGTTTTTTGCTACCGAAGCTAGTTATAATGCTATTGAAAGTGCTTCATTATGGGTGCGTAACTATTTTGGATATTTTTATCTGTATTTAGGTTTTGGTTGTGTTTTGGCACTTTTGTTAATTGCGTTTTCAAAATATGGACGAATAAAACTAGGAAAACCATCGTCTAAACCAGAATACTCTTTATGGTCTTGGACGGCTATGCTTTATAGTGCAGGAATGGGATCTGGTATTTTGTTAAGAGCAGTACAAGAACCTGTTTTTATGCAACAAAATCCGCCTTTTACTTCTGGTTTATCTGCGCAAACCGTCGCTTTAGAGTTTACGTTTTACCAATGGGGACTTACAGCGTGGGCTTTTTATGGCCTTTTTGCAGTAATTGTTGGGTACGCCTTACATGTTAAGAAAAAGAGGGTGAGAATAAGCGCAACTATAGAAGACGATATTAAAAGCAAGACCTTAAAAAACAGTGTAGATGTTATAACTATTATAACGACTGTTTTTGGTTTGGTGGCTGCAATCGGATTAGGAACAACCCAGATTAATGGTGGTTTAAATCATATTTCAAATCAAGATTTTGGACTAATAACTACAATTTTGCTATGTGTGTTTATTTCTACTGTGGCTTGTTATTCTGCTTGGCAAGGTGTTAATAAAGGGATTAAAATATTCTCGAACCTAAATATCATTGTCACTTTTGCCATCTTGTTGTTTATCTTTTTTACTAGTGATGTAAAACAAATTTTAATAGCATTTTTCACATCTACATATCATTATATAATCGATTTTGTGCCCATGAGTTTAGCGCTTGGCGATTATAATCCTGGTTTAGAATTCTTAACCGGTTGGACATTTTACTATTGGGCCTTTTGGTTAGCATGGGCACCATTTACAGGTATATTTATTGCGCGTATTTCTAAAGGTCGTACCATTAGACAACTGCTATTGGGTGTTTTAATTATTCCGTCTTTGGGGACTTTTTTCTGGTTTTCCGTTTTCGGAACCTCTGCCTTTCAATTAATAGAAGAATGGGGAACTTATAATAATGAATTTAGCAACGTGTTTTCTTCCATTTTTGTATTCTTTGAACATTATCCGTTTGCGACATTTTTAAATATAACTTCAATTATATTATTGATCAGCTTTTTAATTACTTCTGTAGATTCGGCAGTATTTGTATTAAGTATGTTTACAGATAAAGGCACTAAAAATCCAAGTAAAGTACATCGTGTTATCTGGTCTGTTTTTATTTTATTAGCAACCATAGCTTTAGTATTGTTGGGTAATATTAAGGCAGATATCAATGTTTTAGAAGCAGTACAACGTTTACTAATAATCACGTCGTTACCATTCGCTTTCTTTATTATAATTATGTTGATTCTTTTTGTTAAAGACCTAAGGAAAAACAAAGCAATACCTAGTAATACAAAGCAGTAA
- a CDS encoding putative quinol monooxygenase — protein MKKSYLTIVARILVKEEHRAFVKAELLKLLDVTRAEEGNISYDLHQDNDNPNFFIFHEKWINRELWQKHMGNKFLAHYLKVTEGKVDEFILNEMTETVN, from the coding sequence ATGAAAAAATCGTATTTAACAATTGTTGCAAGAATTTTGGTAAAAGAGGAACATAGAGCGTTTGTAAAAGCAGAACTATTAAAACTTTTAGATGTGACTAGAGCAGAGGAAGGTAATATAAGTTATGATCTACATCAGGATAATGATAATCCAAACTTTTTTATATTTCATGAAAAATGGATTAATCGTGAGTTATGGCAAAAACATATGGGTAATAAATTTTTAGCGCACTATTTAAAAGTAACAGAAGGTAAGGTGGACGAGTTTATTTTAAATGAAATGACAGAAACGGTAAATTAG
- a CDS encoding AraC family transcriptional regulator: MQVIEAFKPFEIQEIELTDWKQRPVKNNFFELVLVKNGTGTQCINYNEHAYNKGSIFLLPPLKCHSFTIAQPTQFVFLKFTDSFFKNINRITIDRNEWFKEASYILSNYNQLPGDIIKNDVDRNHLESLISMILQESRNYGESSINLVTSLMTSILEILIRNIKKGSYFELPKNNSDDRITKMLTYINENIDKTELLKVENLSDVFMMSPTYVSEFFKKQVNMPLREYIIKAKLKLVEIRLLNSDFTLTQIADELGFTDVSHLSKTFKRYAGTSIREFKNNGEYMLLKRGVCASSNKA, translated from the coding sequence ATGCAAGTAATTGAAGCTTTTAAACCTTTCGAAATACAAGAAATAGAATTAACAGACTGGAAACAACGTCCTGTTAAAAACAACTTTTTTGAATTGGTTTTAGTTAAAAATGGTACAGGAACGCAATGTATTAACTATAACGAGCACGCCTATAATAAAGGGAGTATCTTTTTGTTACCACCTTTAAAATGCCACTCATTTACAATAGCGCAACCTACACAATTTGTGTTTTTAAAGTTTACAGATTCATTCTTTAAAAACATAAATCGTATTACTATTGATAGAAATGAATGGTTTAAAGAAGCCTCTTATATTTTATCAAATTACAACCAATTACCAGGAGATATTATTAAGAATGATGTAGATAGAAACCATCTAGAAAGCTTAATAAGTATGATTTTGCAAGAATCTAGAAACTACGGAGAATCGTCTATAAACCTTGTGACAAGCCTAATGACTAGTATTCTTGAAATACTAATTAGGAACATAAAAAAAGGTAGTTATTTTGAATTACCTAAAAATAATTCGGATGATAGAATTACAAAAATGCTAACTTATATTAATGAAAATATTGATAAAACAGAGTTACTTAAAGTCGAAAATCTGTCCGATGTCTTTATGATGTCTCCAACTTATGTTAGCGAGTTTTTTAAAAAACAAGTTAATATGCCTTTACGTGAATACATTATTAAAGCGAAGCTCAAATTAGTAGAAATAAGACTACTAAACTCTGATTTTACATTAACTCAAATTGCTGACGAGTTAGGGTTTACAGATGTTAGTCATTTATCTAAAACGTTTAAGCGCTACGCTGGAACATCTATACGTGAGTTTAAAAATAATGGAGAATATATGTTACTAAAAAGAGGTGTTTGCGCGTCGAGTAACAAGGCGTGA
- a CDS encoding DUF6515 family protein, with the protein MKTLIKTYVLPVAFLLALTVQVSAQNRRDTKEKTTKTTKAVTKRTVAVRVPSHKVTYKTPKKKVVAVRTVPNRTVINHKGHNYYYSKNKFYTQSRGRYIVIAPKVGFRIQVLPANHKRVRFNNHNYFNVSGIFYTQVNNEYEVVEPEVGTVVYELPEDYEKVVLNDQTYYEYANVLYEKVQVNGTRAYEVVGIIDMD; encoded by the coding sequence ATGAAAACACTTATCAAAACATATGTGTTGCCAGTTGCTTTTTTATTAGCGTTGACAGTACAAGTATCAGCTCAAAACAGACGTGATACAAAAGAAAAAACAACAAAGACAACTAAAGCGGTGACAAAACGAACGGTTGCCGTAAGAGTGCCTAGTCATAAGGTCACTTATAAAACGCCTAAAAAGAAAGTAGTGGCTGTTAGAACTGTGCCAAACAGAACGGTTATTAATCACAAAGGGCATAACTATTATTATTCTAAAAATAAATTTTATACCCAATCAAGAGGACGCTATATTGTTATAGCACCAAAAGTAGGGTTCAGAATACAAGTGTTACCAGCAAACCATAAAAGGGTGCGTTTCAACAATCATAACTATTTTAACGTAAGCGGTATATTTTATACGCAAGTAAACAATGAATATGAAGTTGTTGAGCCAGAAGTAGGAACAGTTGTTTATGAGTTGCCAGAAGATTATGAAAAAGTGGTTTTGAATGATCAAACGTATTATGAGTATGCTAATGTGTTATACGAAAAAGTACAAGTCAATGGAACAAGAGCTTATGAAGTTGTTGGAATTATAGATATGGATTAA
- a CDS encoding LytR/AlgR family response regulator transcription factor — MSNIKISCVIVDDEPMALNLVESYVNKTPFLELKQKCSSAIEAMEFIKEQPVDLLFLDIQMPDLTGIEFSKMLPKETRVVFTTAFDQYALEGFKVEALDYLLKPFDYAEFLAAANKANHYFSLLKGKPQNEVSEVKEFLFVKSEYKQLRIKLSDVLYFEGLKDYIKIWLKDNPKPILTLMSLKSLQEELPQTQFLRVHRSFIVSLKNIEVIERSQIIINDQRITVSEQYKPAFLEFVNNNSL, encoded by the coding sequence ATGAGTAATATAAAAATATCTTGTGTTATTGTAGATGATGAGCCTATGGCGCTTAATTTAGTAGAAAGTTATGTAAATAAAACACCGTTTTTAGAACTAAAACAAAAATGTAGCAGTGCGATTGAAGCAATGGAGTTTATAAAAGAACAGCCTGTTGATTTGTTGTTTTTAGATATACAAATGCCAGATTTAACAGGCATAGAGTTTTCTAAAATGCTTCCAAAAGAAACACGTGTGGTTTTTACAACTGCTTTTGATCAATATGCTCTAGAAGGTTTTAAAGTCGAAGCTTTGGACTATTTATTAAAACCTTTTGATTATGCTGAGTTTCTAGCAGCAGCCAATAAAGCAAATCATTATTTCTCGTTGTTAAAAGGAAAACCACAAAACGAAGTTTCCGAAGTAAAAGAATTTCTTTTTGTAAAATCCGAATACAAACAATTACGAATTAAGCTGTCTGATGTCTTATATTTTGAAGGCCTGAAGGATTATATTAAAATTTGGTTAAAGGATAACCCGAAGCCTATTTTAACCTTAATGAGCTTAAAATCTTTGCAAGAAGAACTCCCGCAAACTCAATTTTTACGTGTGCACCGTTCTTTTATTGTATCATTAAAAAACATAGAAGTTATTGAGCGTAGTCAAATTATTATCAATGATCAACGTATTACGGTTTCTGAGCAGTATAAGCCTGCTTTTTTAGAATTTGTAAATAATAATTCACTTTAA
- a CDS encoding YbhB/YbcL family Raf kinase inhibitor-like protein, whose amino-acid sequence MKYSKLIIPIFFIGLMSCKNNKKATTEVDHDDFKTIHSNFKLKSIAIENGVLLDAYKCEKKVNDVENSIPLSWENVPEGTKSLAVVMYHYPKKDNKTEINSYLLLWDIDPETTEIPYKMASKGNWFMGSNKDGTAISYTSPCSHGKGKHEYTIALYALSETPAALPKEHSLNVDYNVFMDALATVNIVDRTTLTFIDSN is encoded by the coding sequence ATGAAATATTCAAAATTAATAATACCCATTTTTTTTATTGGTTTAATGTCTTGTAAAAACAATAAAAAAGCAACTACAGAAGTAGATCATGATGATTTTAAAACCATCCATTCCAATTTTAAACTAAAGAGTATTGCTATAGAGAATGGTGTTTTATTAGATGCTTACAAATGTGAAAAAAAGGTAAACGATGTTGAAAACTCTATTCCTTTGTCGTGGGAAAATGTGCCAGAAGGCACTAAGTCGTTGGCAGTTGTGATGTATCATTATCCGAAAAAAGATAATAAAACAGAAATTAATTCCTATCTGTTATTGTGGGATATAGATCCTGAAACAACAGAAATACCATACAAAATGGCGTCTAAAGGCAATTGGTTTATGGGATCTAATAAAGATGGAACAGCAATATCATACACATCGCCTTGTTCTCATGGAAAAGGTAAACACGAATACACTATTGCACTTTATGCCTTGTCAGAAACACCTGCTGCTTTACCTAAAGAACACAGTTTAAATGTAGACTATAATGTGTTTATGGATGCATTGGCTACTGTGAATATTGTAGATAGAACGACTTTAACATTTATAGACTCTAATTAA
- a CDS encoding YHYH protein — MKNAYMFFFFLMLCSTLYAHEHGHGTPLKQWELTSTNKTINADFVKYENDQVWLMDDNHTVQTFKISDFSEANQKYIKTKSELIASLNSNVAVKTDSKSVSSFNIGGITLGVFLLFFSVFKLIKQKKAVYLTHGALGVVLLLVVSCKNTSTTKVSTAQVPANNVTLMQSFFEKFKGVTTHTDDNYLYISSNGLPDHDMMVGITNWQQQVPINQNYTGDNSWAIPTHPKMAEQPLSTKTNLLKGAIAVAVNGISIFNPLNNRGEDANAIGELDNWGGHCGRADDYHYHLSPLHLQDQVGAGNPVAYAVDGFPVYGETTDVLDEYLGKTNADGSYQYHTIKEYPYLIAGMRGEVILDPKTKAPENQVYPQPRTQELRPALRPLRGAEIIGFKTLGENSYALTYSLDSEEYIINYKWDNEDNYSYQFINPEGTATVETYKPREK, encoded by the coding sequence ATGAAAAACGCGTATATGTTTTTCTTTTTTTTAATGCTGTGCAGTACTCTTTATGCGCATGAGCATGGACATGGAACTCCTTTAAAACAATGGGAATTAACAAGTACTAATAAAACAATTAATGCTGATTTTGTAAAATATGAAAATGATCAAGTTTGGCTTATGGATGACAACCATACTGTTCAAACTTTTAAAATTTCAGACTTTTCTGAAGCAAATCAAAAATACATTAAAACTAAAAGTGAATTAATCGCTTCTTTAAATAGTAATGTTGCTGTCAAAACGGATTCGAAATCAGTATCTAGTTTTAATATAGGGGGTATTACTTTAGGTGTCTTTCTTTTATTCTTTTCTGTTTTTAAGCTTATAAAACAAAAAAAGGCGGTGTACTTAACTCACGGTGCACTTGGTGTTGTTTTACTTTTGGTAGTGTCGTGCAAAAACACGAGTACAACTAAAGTTAGTACAGCGCAAGTACCGGCAAATAATGTGACATTGATGCAATCCTTTTTTGAGAAATTTAAAGGTGTTACAACACATACAGACGACAACTATCTGTATATTTCATCAAATGGGTTACCAGATCATGACATGATGGTTGGTATTACAAATTGGCAACAACAAGTGCCTATTAATCAAAATTACACGGGTGACAATAGTTGGGCGATACCCACGCACCCAAAAATGGCAGAACAGCCATTATCTACCAAAACCAATTTACTAAAAGGCGCGATTGCAGTTGCGGTAAATGGAATTTCTATTTTTAATCCTTTAAATAATAGAGGTGAAGATGCCAATGCTATTGGAGAATTAGACAATTGGGGCGGTCATTGTGGTCGGGCAGACGATTATCATTACCATTTATCACCATTGCACTTGCAAGATCAAGTAGGAGCAGGCAATCCAGTTGCTTATGCTGTAGATGGTTTTCCTGTTTATGGAGAAACAACTGATGTTTTAGATGAATATTTAGGAAAAACAAATGCAGATGGCTCTTATCAATATCACACTATTAAAGAATATCCTTATTTAATTGCAGGTATGAGAGGTGAAGTGATATTAGACCCAAAAACAAAAGCGCCAGAAAATCAAGTATATCCACAGCCAAGAACACAAGAATTAAGACCGGCTTTAAGACCACTACGAGGTGCTGAAATTATTGGTTTTAAAACTTTAGGAGAAAATTCATATGCGTTAACGTACAGTTTAGATTCAGAAGAATATATAATAAATTACAAATGGGACAATGAAGATAATTACAGCTATCAATTTATAAATCCTGAGGGTACAGCAACTGTTGAAACCTATAAACCAAGAGAAAAATGA
- a CDS encoding sensor histidine kinase, with product MYKNKNITIFLHLLVWLTLFSLPYLLSYNQDQELDRVKAHFWIPLFFSAIIFYFNYFVLIDRFLFPKKTLLFIVVNIALIGLFLFLKEYIEDNYFQDILKKRLENTNRVQPPFKIAMYIQLLSYLAPLFFSVALKSTKRWAKTEDERKEAANFKLKSELQHLHYQLQPHFFFNSLNNIYSLVDISPDQAKSSIHSLSKLMRYMLYETNLEVVPLSKEVDFLKKYIDLMKLRVSDKTSVSYSFPVKETGIQIAPLLFISLIENAFKHGVSATKPSTIDINMTCDDNTVLFSVENHNFPKKTDDKSGSGIGLQNLEKRLELLYSDKFSFKTILKDDRFLVTLKIETN from the coding sequence ATGTACAAGAATAAAAACATAACCATCTTTTTACATCTGTTAGTTTGGCTAACATTATTTAGTTTGCCTTACTTGTTATCTTATAATCAAGATCAAGAGTTAGATAGAGTTAAAGCACATTTTTGGATTCCTTTGTTCTTTTCTGCAATTATCTTTTACTTTAACTACTTTGTGTTGATAGATCGTTTTTTGTTTCCTAAAAAAACGTTGCTTTTTATAGTAGTAAATATTGCATTGATAGGATTGTTCTTGTTTTTAAAAGAATATATTGAAGATAACTATTTTCAAGATATTTTAAAGAAGCGACTTGAGAATACTAATAGGGTACAACCTCCATTTAAAATAGCGATGTACATACAATTGTTATCGTATTTAGCACCTTTATTCTTTTCAGTAGCACTAAAATCAACAAAACGTTGGGCTAAAACGGAAGACGAACGCAAGGAAGCAGCTAATTTTAAATTGAAGTCGGAGTTACAGCATTTGCATTATCAATTGCAGCCACATTTCTTTTTTAATTCTTTAAATAACATTTATTCTTTAGTTGATATTTCGCCAGATCAAGCAAAGTCTTCGATTCACAGTTTAAGTAAGTTAATGCGTTATATGCTGTATGAGACTAATTTAGAAGTGGTTCCGCTTAGTAAAGAAGTCGATTTTCTTAAAAAGTATATCGATTTAATGAAGCTAAGAGTATCCGATAAAACAAGTGTTAGCTATAGCTTTCCTGTTAAAGAAACAGGTATACAAATAGCACCTTTATTATTTATTTCGTTAATCGAAAATGCGTTTAAACATGGTGTTTCTGCAACAAAACCAAGTACTATTGATATTAATATGACTTGTGATGATAATACCGTTTTGTTTTCAGTTGAAAACCATAATTTCCCTAAGAAAACAGATGATAAAAGTGGCTCTGGTATAGGACTTCAGAATTTAGAAAAGCGCTTAGAATTATTGTATTCAGATAAATTCAGCTTTAAAACCATTTTAAAAGATGATCGCTTTTTAGTCACTTTAAAAATTGAAACCAATTAA
- a CDS encoding YHYH protein, whose translation MKTSKHLKPFFILALTIVLASCKSDKNTESVKVVSVNPDYFIADNIIGKITQETVELDGTPTLCYVFKTNSRPSEHQMGPWCPRHIDDAKEKGGIWFEDGKVYDVDGHFIAELAEFYKDDEWKVFREDGSVKYTATQEECEGAAKPDVDEAYQNYCVECLPKYYKDQVTTYTIPVTPVYTNNEKRFRVGAIGVAFNGVNFDPPAPTEAILAAHTIAPLDDHGGHVNPHGGYHYHAATGFTKEVNQADVHAPMLGYAIDGFGIYALLDANENQPTDLDDCGGHEDETRGYHYHAGEPGGNQVIKCLNGVAGNARVQE comes from the coding sequence ATGAAAACCAGCAAACATTTAAAACCATTTTTTATTTTAGCATTGACCATTGTCTTGGCGTCCTGCAAATCAGATAAAAACACTGAGTCTGTTAAGGTTGTTTCTGTAAATCCAGATTATTTTATAGCAGATAATATTATTGGAAAAATCACTCAGGAAACTGTAGAACTAGACGGAACACCAACATTATGCTATGTGTTTAAAACCAACTCAAGACCATCGGAACATCAAATGGGACCTTGGTGCCCAAGACATATTGATGATGCTAAAGAAAAAGGAGGTATTTGGTTTGAAGATGGAAAAGTCTATGATGTAGATGGTCATTTTATTGCAGAATTAGCCGAGTTTTATAAAGACGATGAATGGAAAGTGTTTAGAGAAGATGGTAGCGTAAAGTATACCGCTACACAAGAAGAATGCGAAGGTGCAGCAAAGCCAGATGTGGACGAAGCCTATCAAAATTATTGTGTAGAATGTTTACCTAAATATTATAAAGACCAAGTAACAACGTATACTATTCCGGTTACACCTGTGTATACAAATAATGAAAAACGCTTTAGAGTAGGTGCGATTGGTGTCGCTTTTAATGGTGTTAATTTTGATCCACCAGCACCAACAGAAGCTATATTGGCAGCACATACTATTGCACCTTTAGATGATCATGGTGGACATGTGAATCCGCATGGAGGTTACCATTATCATGCAGCTACAGGATTTACTAAAGAAGTAAATCAAGCAGACGTGCACGCGCCAATGTTAGGCTATGCTATTGATGGTTTTGGTATTTATGCACTTTTAGATGCCAATGAAAATCAACCAACAGACCTAGATGATTGTGGTGGTCATGAAGACGAAACTAGAGGTTACCATTATCATGCTGGAGAACCAGGAGGTAATCAAGTAATAAAATGTTTAAATGGTGTTGCAGGAAATGCACGTGTACAGGAGTAA
- a CDS encoding ABC transporter permease, whose product MRLLNLFKIATKAIILNKTRTLLTMLGIIIGVASVIAMLAIGEGSKESIRTTISSMGSNMITIKAGADTRGGVRQEASVMESLTLSDYKAIKAQSTLLSYSTPVVEGKGQVINGSSNWPSSIYGVNPEYLNIKVVDLQSGSMFTDAEVQTASKVAVIGQTVVDNIFPDGQEPVGQMIRFNNIPFKVIGVLEEKGENTFGQDQDDVVIAPYTTVQKRILAIDHLNQIMSSAISEEDAPNAVLEVSKILREQHKLTDSDTDDFTVRSMEELISTFSSTSEMLTILLVAVASISLLIGGIGIMNIMYVSVKERTKEIGLRMAVGGKGSDILMQFLIEAILISITGGVLGVLLGLGATVFIEKFLNWPTSVAMYSIVISFAVCAVTGIFFGWYPARKASALDPITALRYE is encoded by the coding sequence ATGAGACTATTAAATTTATTTAAAATCGCAACAAAAGCCATCATTCTTAATAAAACAAGAACCTTATTAACGATGCTTGGGATTATTATAGGTGTGGCTTCTGTTATTGCAATGTTAGCTATTGGAGAAGGCTCAAAAGAGAGCATTCGGACTACCATATCAAGTATGGGGTCTAATATGATAACGATAAAAGCAGGTGCGGATACACGAGGCGGTGTAAGGCAAGAGGCAAGTGTTATGGAATCGCTGACTTTAAGTGATTATAAAGCCATTAAAGCGCAATCGACTTTACTAAGTTATAGTACGCCAGTGGTAGAAGGTAAAGGACAAGTTATTAATGGGTCTAGCAACTGGCCATCCTCGATTTACGGTGTTAATCCTGAGTATTTAAACATTAAAGTGGTCGATTTACAAAGTGGGAGCATGTTTACAGATGCTGAGGTTCAAACAGCTTCTAAAGTGGCTGTAATAGGTCAAACTGTGGTAGATAATATATTTCCTGATGGGCAAGAGCCTGTAGGGCAAATGATTCGTTTTAATAATATTCCGTTTAAAGTCATAGGTGTTTTAGAAGAAAAAGGAGAAAACACTTTTGGTCAAGATCAAGACGATGTAGTCATTGCACCTTATACAACGGTGCAAAAACGTATTTTGGCTATCGATCATTTAAATCAGATTATGTCATCTGCTATTAGTGAGGAAGATGCGCCAAATGCTGTTTTAGAAGTCTCTAAAATTTTAAGAGAACAACACAAATTAACCGATAGTGATACAGACGATTTTACTGTGCGTTCTATGGAAGAGTTAATTTCAACGTTCAGTTCAACTAGTGAAATGCTAACAATACTGCTAGTTGCGGTAGCTAGTATCTCTTTATTAATTGGTGGAATTGGGATTATGAATATCATGTACGTTTCCGTAAAAGAACGTACCAAAGAGATTGGGTTACGTATGGCTGTAGGAGGAAAGGGCTCCGATATTTTAATGCAATTTTTAATAGAAGCCATTTTAATAAGCATAACAGGTGGTGTTTTAGGTGTGTTATTAGGGCTTGGAGCAACCGTGTTCATAGAAAAATTCTTAAATTGGCCTACAAGCGTGGCTATGTATTCTATAGTTATTTCTTTTGCAGTATGTGCTGTAACAGGTATCTTTTTTGGATGGTATCCAGCTAGAAAGGCATCGGCTTTAGATCCTATAACCGCGCTGCGTTACGAGTAA
- a CDS encoding ABC transporter ATP-binding protein, with amino-acid sequence MSKAIIKIEDLKREFTMGTETVHALRGISFDIKEGEFVTIMGSSGSGKSTMLNILGCLDQPTSGTYEIDGVRVKDLSRNELATIRNEKIGFIFQSYNLLARTSAIENVELPLLYNSKVSTEERRRRAIEALEKVGLGERLHHTPSQLSGGQQQRVAIARSLVNNPVMILADEATGNLDTRTSYEIMALFQELNKQGITITFVTHEPDIATFSSRTIVLKDGEVMQDYENHNIQSAANELAKLPKQDG; translated from the coding sequence ATGAGTAAAGCAATCATAAAAATAGAAGATTTAAAACGAGAGTTTACCATGGGAACCGAGACGGTTCATGCATTAAGAGGTATTTCGTTTGATATTAAAGAAGGTGAATTTGTCACTATTATGGGATCAAGTGGTTCAGGAAAAAGTACCATGCTTAACATTTTAGGATGTTTAGATCAACCAACGTCTGGAACCTATGAAATTGATGGTGTTAGAGTCAAAGATTTATCTAGAAATGAATTGGCAACTATTCGAAACGAGAAAATTGGATTCATTTTCCAATCTTATAATTTATTAGCAAGAACATCGGCTATTGAAAACGTAGAATTACCACTGTTATATAACAGTAAAGTATCTACAGAAGAACGTAGAAGACGTGCTATTGAAGCTTTAGAGAAAGTAGGATTAGGAGAACGTTTACATCATACACCTTCGCAGCTTTCGGGAGGACAACAACAACGTGTGGCTATTGCCAGATCGTTGGTTAATAATCCAGTAATGATTTTAGCTGATGAAGCCACAGGAAATTTAGATACAAGAACGTCGTATGAGATAATGGCGTTATTTCAGGAGTTAAACAAACAAGGGATTACAATCACATTTGTTACGCACGAGCCAGATATAGCCACGTTTAGCAGCAGAACTATTGTGTTAAAAGATGGTGAAGTGATGCAGGATTATGAGAATCATAACATTCAATCTGCAGCAAATGAATTGGCCAAATTACCTAAACAAGACGGTTAA